Proteins encoded by one window of Macaca fascicularis isolate 582-1 chromosome 10, T2T-MFA8v1.1:
- the MIF gene encoding macrophage migration inhibitory factor yields MPMFIVNTNVPRASVPDGFLSELTQQLAQATGKPPQYIAVHVVPDQLMAFGGSSEPCALCSLHSIGKIGGAQNRSYSKLLCGLLAERLRISPDRVYINYYDMNAANVGWNNSTFA; encoded by the exons ATGCCGATGTTCATCGTAAACACCAACGTGCCCCGCGCCTCCGTGCCGGACGGGTTCCTCTCCGAGCTCACCCAGCAGCTGGCGCAGGCCACCGGCAAGCCCCCCCAG TACATCGCGGTGCACGTGGTCCCCGACCAGCTCATGGCCTTCGGAGGCTCCAGCGAGCCTTGCGCGCTCTGCAGCCTGCACAGCATCGGCAAGATCGGCGGCGCGCAGAACCGCTCCTACAGCAAGCTGCTGTGCGGCCTGCTGGCCGAGCGCCTGCGCATCAGCCCGGACAG GGTCTACATCAACTATTACGACATGAACGCGGCCAACGTGGGCTGGAACAACTCCACCTTCGCCTAA